A portion of the Bifidobacterium sp. ESL0800 genome contains these proteins:
- the yicI gene encoding alpha-xylosidase, with product MKFSNGEWLVRDGFDVKYAANVYTAKIEPKKLTLYCSYNFPIFETGMTLDGGIMTVEVTSPRPDIISTRIVNYKEDRSHCPTFPLNTNDPDVDIEENDEAWTFTSGHTSLKIGKGKKHDFRFYYDGKPLTGAGFRSKALVTDSDGAAYISEQLDMGVGEKIYGLGERFTNFVKNGQSVDVWNADGGTATDQAYKNVPFYMSNRNYGVFVDSPGKVSFEIGSDRVQRVQFSLEGQEMTYCVIGGSSMKDVLNTYTDLTGKAPLVPEWSYGLWLSTSFTTDYDEETVMKFVDGMAERHIPLSVFHFDCRWMKELEWCNFEWDSDKFPDPEGLLKKLHDRGIKVCVWINPYIGQKSPLFEEGAKGGYFIKRTNGQVWQWDKWQAGMAIVDFTNPEAVKWYQSKLRHLMDQGVDCFKTDFGERIPVKDVVYFDGSDPKLMHNYYAQLYNKAVYDLICEQKGKENAILFARSATVGGQQYPVHWGGDNSSNYPSMAESLRAGLSFGMSGFGYWSHDIAGFEDKPTPDLYKRWTQFGLLSSHSRYHGSREYKVPWLYGDEAVDVAREFTELKQRLVPYLVRMSHETHETGVPMMRSMVLEFQDDPTCEDIDTQYMLGDDILVAPVFSEDGAARFYVPDAGGEHAGEPWKNLITGESYEPGRWYRQTYDYHTLPVLVRPGADPLNEQE from the coding sequence GAACGTCTACACCGCCAAGATCGAACCGAAGAAGCTTACGCTGTATTGCTCGTATAATTTCCCGATTTTCGAAACCGGAATGACGCTGGACGGCGGGATCATGACGGTCGAGGTGACCAGCCCGCGTCCTGACATCATCTCCACGAGAATAGTCAATTACAAGGAAGACCGCAGCCATTGTCCGACCTTCCCGCTCAATACCAATGATCCGGACGTCGATATCGAGGAGAACGACGAAGCCTGGACCTTTACCTCCGGACACACCAGCCTCAAGATCGGAAAGGGCAAGAAGCATGATTTCCGTTTTTACTATGACGGAAAGCCGTTGACCGGAGCGGGATTCCGTTCCAAGGCGTTGGTGACCGATTCGGATGGTGCCGCCTATATTTCAGAACAACTGGATATGGGGGTCGGCGAGAAGATCTACGGACTCGGCGAGCGCTTCACCAACTTCGTGAAGAATGGCCAGAGCGTCGATGTCTGGAACGCCGACGGCGGTACGGCCACTGATCAGGCTTACAAGAACGTCCCGTTCTATATGAGCAACCGCAACTACGGCGTCTTCGTCGACAGCCCGGGCAAGGTGAGTTTTGAGATCGGCTCGGATCGTGTGCAGCGCGTCCAGTTCTCGCTTGAAGGCCAGGAGATGACCTATTGCGTCATCGGCGGCTCCTCGATGAAGGATGTGCTCAACACCTATACCGATTTGACGGGCAAGGCGCCGCTGGTGCCGGAATGGAGTTATGGGCTTTGGCTTTCCACCTCGTTCACCACTGATTACGACGAGGAAACGGTGATGAAGTTCGTCGACGGCATGGCCGAGCGACATATCCCGTTGAGCGTCTTCCACTTCGATTGTCGTTGGATGAAGGAGCTGGAGTGGTGCAACTTCGAGTGGGATTCGGACAAGTTCCCCGATCCCGAGGGCCTTTTGAAGAAGCTGCACGACCGCGGTATCAAAGTGTGCGTGTGGATCAATCCTTATATCGGCCAGAAGTCCCCGTTGTTCGAGGAAGGCGCGAAAGGTGGTTATTTCATCAAACGTACCAATGGCCAGGTCTGGCAATGGGACAAGTGGCAGGCCGGTATGGCCATCGTCGACTTCACGAATCCCGAGGCAGTGAAATGGTATCAGAGCAAGTTGCGTCACCTGATGGATCAGGGTGTGGATTGCTTCAAGACCGATTTCGGTGAGCGCATTCCCGTCAAGGACGTGGTTTATTTTGACGGTTCCGATCCGAAGCTGATGCACAACTATTATGCCCAGCTCTACAACAAGGCGGTTTATGATCTGATCTGTGAGCAGAAGGGCAAGGAGAACGCCATTCTTTTCGCTCGTTCCGCGACGGTCGGCGGCCAGCAGTACCCGGTTCATTGGGGTGGCGACAACTCCTCCAACTATCCGTCGATGGCGGAGTCGCTGCGTGCCGGGCTTTCATTCGGCATGTCCGGTTTCGGGTATTGGAGCCATGATATCGCCGGTTTTGAAGACAAGCCGACGCCGGATCTGTACAAGCGTTGGACGCAATTCGGGCTGTTGTCTTCCCATTCTCGTTACCACGGGTCGCGTGAGTACAAGGTGCCGTGGCTGTATGGCGACGAGGCGGTGGACGTGGCCCGTGAATTCACCGAATTGAAGCAACGTCTGGTTCCGTATCTGGTGCGTATGTCGCACGAGACCCACGAGACGGGCGTGCCGATGATGCGTTCGATGGTTTTGGAATTCCAGGACGATCCGACTTGCGAGGACATCGATACCCAGTACATGCTGGGTGACGACATCCTGGTGGCACCGGTCTTTTCCGAAGACGGCGCGGCGCGTTTCTATGTGCCGGACGCTGGCGGCGAGCACGCAGGCGAGCCGTGGAAGAACCTCATCACCGGTGAGAGCTATGAGCCCGGCCGTTGGTATAGGCAGACCTACGACTATCACACCTTGCCGGTGCTGGTGCGCCCCGGCGCCGATCCGCTAAACGAACAGGAATAA